In the Malania oleifera isolate guangnan ecotype guangnan chromosome 1, ASM2987363v1, whole genome shotgun sequence genome, one interval contains:
- the LOC131152308 gene encoding beta-glucuronosyltransferase GlcAT14B-like gives MGSLNMEKKWVFPLVISSLICIFLLATSFNMGLVSSLHTINSIFSFFPTRNQTNPVFVESKVVKPPPPAGPAIPRFAYLISGSRGDLDKLWRTLQVLYHPRNQYVVHLDLESPAEERLELASRIEKDPIFAKIQNVFMIKKANMVTYRGPTMVANTLHACAILLKRSKEWDWFINLSASDYPLVTQDDLLYTFSSLDRNLNFIEHTSRLGWKENQRAMPLMVDPGLYMSTKSDIFWVTPRRTLPTAFKLFTGSAWMILTRSFVEYFVWGWDNLPRTLLMYYTNFVSSPEGYFQTVVCNVPEFVQTVVNHDMHYISWDNPPRQHPHTLSINDTDKMIASGAPFARKFKRDDPVLDKIDKKLLGRKNGSFTPGGWCAGKPLCSKVGDLTRLKPGPGAKRIRRLISGIVDSPNFHENQCK, from the exons ATGGGGTCACTAAACATGGAGAAGAAATGGGTATTTCCTCTTGTCATAAGTTCACTCATCTGCATTTTCCTTCTTGCTACTTCTTTCAACATGGGTCTTGTCTCTTCATTACACACAATCAACTCAATCTTCTCATTTTTCCCAACTCGCAACCAAACAAACCCTGTCTTTGTTGAATCGAAGGTTGTAAAACCTCCTCCTCCCGCTGGGCCTGCCATTCCTCGTTTTGCTTATCTGATTTCAGGATCAAGAGGTGATTTAGACAAGCTTTGGAGAACTCTTCAAGTATTATATCATCCGCGGAACCAATATGTTGTTCATTTAGACCTTGAATCACCAGCTGAAGAAAGATTGGAGCTTGCTTCCCGAATAGAAAAGGATCCAATTTTTGCAAAAATTCAGAATGTCTTCATGATTAAGAAAGCTAATATGGTTACATATAGAGGGCCCACCATGGTTGCTAATACACTTCATGCCTGTGCCATTCTTCTCAAGAGGAGTAAGGAATGGGATTGGTTTATTAATCTCAGTGCTTCAGATTATCCTCTTGTGACTCAGGATG ATCTTCTTTACACATTTTCGAGTTTAGATCGGAACCTGAACTTCATTGAGCACACAAGCCGGTTGGGTTGGAAGGA AAATCAAAGGGCAATGCCTTTGATGGTAGACCCTGGGCTTTACATGTCAACAAAGTCAGATATTTTCTGGGTTACACCACGGAGAACTCTGCCTACAGCATTTAAATTATTCACTG GTTCAGCATGGATGATCCTCACACGTTCTTTTGTTGAATATTTTGTATGGGGTTGGGACAATCTGCCAAGAACCCTTCTCATGTACTACACAAACTTTGTATCCTCCCCTGAAGGCTACTTTCAGACTGTCGTATGCAATGTGCCTGAGTTTGTTCAAACTGTTGTCAATCATGACATGCACTACATTTCTTGGGACAATCCTCCAAGACAACACCCACATACCCTCTCCATTAATGACACAGATAAGATGATTGCAAGTGGTGCTCCTTTTGCCCGGAAATTCAAAAGAGATGACCCTGTCTTGGATAAGATTGACAAGAAATTACTTGGCCGAAAAAACGGGAGCTTCACTCCTGGTGGTTGGTGTGCAGGAAAACCACTTTGTTCCAAGGTTGGTGACCTTACGAGACTCAAACCCGGACCGGGGGCTAAAAGAATCAGACGACTCATATCTGGGATAGTTGATTCGcctaattttcatgaaaatcagTGTAAATAG